From one Phaeodactylum tricornutum CCAP 1055/1 PHATR_bd_31x35 genomic scaffold, whole genome shotgun sequence genomic stretch:
- a CDS encoding predicted protein, which yields MDRQLLARATEGTDAPTPGYLYVDLAKAATANPSAAQEMGRYLTRKLATKQNPHVKYKCLRVLTQLCVQVPRNAFARSVAQDPSGVAAVKEALQFRGPLDPVHGDTHNEKVRTAARECLDAVYTERPTSAVTEHPSQHHGGSSGHGHHHYQPNGSSSSSSRMQGIGNPRFADPRQDPRAASGTASGLQNAVKEAGEVVLGMIKDPLARNVGVNHAHAASVPRQGHSGNLPGYGGPQYGRPPPGAQELSRQTGGQWTMASNRGPGAITPHGAPSDEYYRAKNQSQQPPPSSTSANGIQNNYGWTQQHSSNQGNDSTNHHNSAAGGVGGSWAHASVTPSTGEPSYNHEGHSTPSVTVTAAPPRTGGSGGTAVTDGSYEKNLVLELCPPGGMKPVPPPDKLASFARAAPSLNADLICPVLLDCIEDGQPWIIHAKALVIGPTATATANLLDFGEDNDNDHQQGSAPPPAVTTPASDDLFGGMQVKAQSSPPVPVATATATASVFDFVNDDGATAAPLATALAAAPPASVFDFVNDNGGATTVASAPANDLFGSDSHTTTTTTDMFGGMSLKVSEGGGAEPATPHDPAEELAAVHTNGSAFGFINSSSSNSSKAGGESNLTTTQPSFDPLSQASPTLAQKKAMQMSPEQMQAVAYQQMMMQQQYQQMQMAMAMQHGGVGMPHKGGMPMQRMSSGGSMSHTGAGGLPMPVAGGGMRLSMGAPLRPQRVADNKFDFVKDAMNASKK from the exons ATGGATCGTCAGTTGCTCGCTCGCGCGACGGAAGGCACGGACGCCCCGACCCCGGGCTACCTGTACGTGGATCTCGCCAAGGCCGCGACGGCCAATCCTTCCGCGGCACAGGAAATGGGTCGTTACTTGACCCGCAAACTGGCCACCAAGCAGAACCCTCACGTCAAGTACAAGTGTCTCCGCGTCTTGACCCAACTCTGCGTCCAGGTCCCGCGGAACGCCTTTGCCCGGAGTGTCGCGCAGGATCCCTCCGGCGTGGCCGCCGTCAAGGAAGCCTTGCAATTTCGGGGACCGCTCGATCCGGTGCACGGTGACACGCACAACGAGAAAGTACGGACTGCCGCGCGGGAATGCCTCGATGCCGTGTATACGGAACGACCCACGTCCGCCGTGACGGAACACCCGTCACAGCATCACGGGGGGAGCAGCGGCCATGGTCACCACCATTACCAGCCCAACGGCAGTAGCAGCAGTAGTAGTCGCATGCAAGGCATTGGCAATCCTCGATTTGCGGATCCCCGGCAAGACCCGCGCGCTGCGAGTGGAACCGCGAGTGGACTCCAGAATGCCGTCAAGGAAGCGGGAGAAGTCGTCCTCGGTATGATCAAGGATCCCTTGGCACGGAACGTGGGAGTCAATCATGCACACGCGGCGTCAGTGCCCCGCCAGGGACATTCCGGGAATCTACCCGGATACGGTGGACCACAG TACGGTCGCCCTCCGCCCGGAGCACAGGAACTCTCACGTCAAACCGGTGGACAGTGGACCATGGCTTCCAATCGTGGACCCGGTGCGATTACTCCCCACGGTGCACCTTCGGACGAGTATTACCGAGCCAAAAATCAATCCCAGCAACCACCACCATCCAGCACTAGTGCTAATGGTATCCAGAACAACTACGGATGGACGCAACAACATTCATCGAACCAAGGCAACGACTCCACGAACCACCACAATAGTGCCGCGGGAGGTGTTGGCGGGTCCTGGGCGCATGCCAGTGTCACGCCCTCGACGGGCGAGCCGTCCTATAATCACGAAGGACACTCCACCCCGAGCGTGACCGTAACAGCGGCACCACCCCGTACAGGAGGATCGGGTGGCACGGCCGTCACGGACGGTTCCTACGAAAAGAACTTGGTGCTGGAATTGTGTCCCCCCGGGGGTATGAAACCCGTTCCCCCGCCCGACAAACTCGCATCCTTTGCCCGAGCGGCTCCCAGTCTCAACGCCGATTTGATCTGTCCCGTACTCTTGGATTGCATCGAAGATGGTCAGCCTTGGATTATCCATGCCAAAGCTCT CGTCATCGGCCCCACGGCCACCGCCACGGCCAATCTGTTGGATTTTGGCgaagacaacgacaacgaccacCAACAAGGCAGCGCTCCGCCACCGGCGGTTACCACACCCGCATCCGACGACCTGTTTGGGGGGATGCAAGTCAAGGCCCAATCGTCACCGCCGGTCCCGGTTGCCACAGCCACCGCCACGGCGTCCGTCTTTGATTttgtcaacgacgacggagcCACCGCCGCGCCTTTGGCAACGGCTCTGGCCGCTGCACCACCGGCGTCCGTGTTTGATTTCGTAAACGATAACGGCGGCGCCACCACTGTCGCTTCGGCACCCGCTAACGATTTGTTCGGCAGCGATTCCCACACCACCACGACAACGACCGACATGTTTGGCGGCATGAGTTTGAAAGTCAGTGAAGGAGGCGGAGCGGAGCCGGCGACACCCCACGACCCCGCGGAAGAGTTGGCCGCCGTGCACACAAACGGCTCGGCGTTTGGATTCATCAAcagcagtagcagcaacTCCTCCAAGGCGGGTGGAGAATCGAATCTGACTACTACCCAGCCATCGTTCGATCCGCTTTCACAAGCCTCACCAACTCTGGCACAGAAAAAGGCCATGCAAATGAGTCCGGAACAAATGCAAGCCGTGGCCTACCAACAAATGATGATGCAACAACAGTACCAACAAATGCAAATGGCCATGGCTATGCAACACGGTGGCGTGGGGATGCCCCACAAGGGGGGGATGCCCATGCAGCGCATGTCGTCGGGTGGGAGTATGTCCCACACGGGCGCAGGTGGCTTACCCATGCCGGTGGCTGGTGGCGGCATGCGCTTGTCCATGGGTGCTCCGCTCCGACCCCAACGCGTAGCGGACAACAagtttgattttgttaaGGATGCCATGAATGCGAGTAAGAAGTAA
- a CDS encoding predicted protein, with the protein MLRPTLSSSSSSSLSNAPSTDTTHSNADSQHLVLVGGGHGHVQVIKALRNRPSNLRVTLLDATDAASYSGMVPGCIADAYTPEQTLLRLRPLAEWAGIDFRQEKVVDVDFERKLLYTDQPDSDALSFDVLSLDIGSTSRDWQDVPGAAEFTIPTRPIDQLVRRLDAALDGVRARVATAGIELSMAITTRWKHFTPNVDCTVLDAGSQLVPHESPTARRKLQSILRDKHITVRHDCHVDHVTADAVVLTSGDRIPFTCCVWATGAGAHTLARTTLAQRGLEVDKYGWIRVHPTLQSTSHDFVFAAGDCNTIVGLPEDQPSPPKAGVYAVRSGPVLIENLMRYSYPADRASALVPYTPQDDFLKLLVCGDHQAMGFRFGLALYGSWVFRMKDQIDRNFMKLFDVAHLPTRDDTTGSDAAASPTRQYDDSDDDDDNESKKEKVRLSAMDAAALLRRTDDDVDFQVAQSVLRRMAADDSYRRDVLAHAAEHETIESPVHG; encoded by the exons ATGCTCCGTCCAACCttatcatcatcgtcgtcgtcgtcattaTCGAATGCACCATCAACGGACACAACTCACTCCAACGCCGATTCCCAACACTTGGTACTGGTCGGAGGCGGACACGGCCACGTCCAGGTCATCAAGGCCTTACGGAATCGCCCGTCAAACCTCCGCGTCACGCTCTTGGACGCTACCGATGCGGCTTCCTATTCCGGCATGGTTCCGGGATGCATCGCCGACGCCTACACACCGGAACAGACGCTCCTGCGTCTACGACCGCTCGCCGAGTGGGCCGGAATCGACTTTCGCCAGGAAAAGGTCGTGGACGTGGATTTCGAACGGAAATTACTCTACACGGACCAGCCAGACTCGGACGCGTTGTCCTTTGACGTGTTGAGTTTGGATATCGGGTCGACGTCGCGGGATTGGCAAGACGTGCCCGGTGCCGCCGAGTTTACGATCCCCACCCGGCCTATTGATCAATTGGTCCGACGACTCGACGCCGCTCTAGACGGGGTCCGCGCGCGTGTGGCTa CCGCCGGTATCGAATTGAGCATGGCCATTACCACCCGCTGGAAACACTTTACCCCAAACGTCGACTGTACCGTCCTCGACGCCGGCTCGCAACTGGTACCGCACGAAAGTCCCACCGCCCGACGCAAACTCCAGTCGATTCTCCGAGACAAGCATATTACCGTCCGACACGACTGTCACGTCGACCACGTCACGGCGGATGCCGTCGTCTTGACTTCCGGCGATCGCATTCCCTTTACGTGTTGCGTCTGGGCGACCGGGGCCGGCGCGCACACCTTGGCCCGTACCACCTTGGCCCAACGCGGATTGGAAGTGGACAAATACGGATGGATTCGGGTACACCCGACTCTACAGAGCACCTCACACGACTTTGTCTTTGCCGCCGGTGACTGCAACACCATTGTCGGTTTACCCGAAGATCAACCCTCACCGCCCAAGGCGGGCGTCTACGCCGTCCGCTCCGGACCCGTACTGATTGAAAATTTGATGCGTTACTCGTATCCGGCCGACCGCGCTTCCGCACTCGTCCCCTACACACCGCAAGACGATTTTCTCAAACTGCTCGTCTGTGGCGACCATCAGGCCATGGGATTCCGCTTCGGCTTGGCGCTCTACGGATCATGGGTCTTTCGAATGAAGGACCAAATTGATCGCAATTTCATGAAGCTCTTTGACGTGGCGCACTTGCCGACACGGGACGACACAACCGGATCGGATGCGGCGGCGTCCCCGACCCGGCAGTACGACGATagtgatgacgatgacgacaatgaaagcaaaaaagaaaaagttcgatTGTCGGCCATGGATGCCGCCGCGTTGTTGCGGAGaacggacgacgacgtggattTCCAAGTCGCCCAGAGCGTACTCCGACGAATGGCCGCCGACGATTCGTATCGTCGCGATGTCCTGGCGCACGCTGCCGAGCACGAGACTATAGAAAGCCCCGTACACGGATGA
- a CDS encoding two-pore calcium channel (Putative protein presenting two cation transport domains (not potassium) and some similarity with plants two-pore calcium channels (TPC). Nevertheless, it presents only 10 transmembrane segments (12 in TPC) and EF hand motifs are absent. Exist redundant sequence ID: 1320): MSSPRRRNSGTSSSGVTTSNRARRAPHNQPHSRDNDSYYYTIPAGPPASRASIADSSHPSVSSDITLTDGLEEEEDELDVPVEAAPVGTLAETPRNGRPAVADADDAINTSVFAPTPPSTSLSQASLMEYSDTSDEYTRGARAYPQSRFQSAESPSPTRTHPNRLVRFSSLTSLATDVEHGEQASTGHTPERNAAGYTSNDRTPRSSPPAHWMESWAYSFRSPAPQQQRHHHHGVSPRHRPTRSHSTLEYPHHAIPTQLYHAAAYDGTGVADPTPRQHPLLYSQPQDSNEASPLLATQHKTRGTATAAANARSVRTKSTDSGASRSSETSRGRLRFTKPLFPGDRRAIRMAAAFLEDYQHNRPPTLSSELATISDAQLVWVQYVHHGWMPWLRFLASAALFFSSGFEGFEPDVVPEYAVPPRAVATVLNLTALMVLFLDVYIRHVILYSYDSLVETGAGSHRHNVLHRVRQSRSLQLVRPLIVFGTVLVCENISRILITRDEPHMVLFTSVFKPLVLFYVSSQARDALEAVRRISRIVLRVLVMELLLILFFAAVAVRLYGHTHEGFADLSTSWFSLFELATTVTNPSLWMPLYNDSKTAAIFFVPFVVVTTFYLHSLVLSVVFSTYIQAATAIHARSTLDREDSVQLAYLALLQQQQRNDEAAMASSRRRKTQSATHAPGSAPPIPEPPAAVSKSDMIDVRLVRETLKNLRPHYNAMKINALVEIVDPSNQKIVDFATFRTKVRQALNASVRTARSATTLALSVELVAVAVAIVNFIYVILVSSAFNVHWFNESQQMLGSLITVVATFELLIRFNPLRIPDFTPLTRLNATFDGLALMGAVVSTVGIVMYVTSQGEEASLNTILMGRAIDMIRIMRFFQIFRDVVRRSSDVIPVLVGPLILVLTTLHVFVYTGMALWGGAIHVGTYEGDIVDLYDLNNFNSYQEGVVSMFNVLVVNDWHELARVFTFADRCASPVIVYPFFILGNLLGVSIVLNVLTAFFVETFVTKLDDNVDGSTDLTTVQREQRDFSIQTSEKQSVRRIASMSSLLGARKASGSRRRAQRVPEKPIDRGEDADSEASSESELFEFDVYEREGVDKIMQAVSGGANSNEFARQICGYLEIFETLTPGRETVGYLICDQQTLERYGNRRFQTKADGFLGENELHAVVSDVNSELLALSSRPSFDLDRSLVRTFPHHSDPNVSLEISASLLRRHPALSLFVSRTVDPALQITTENAAPVAN, encoded by the coding sequence ATGAGCTCGCCACGCCGTCGCAACTCGGGCACGTCGAGTTCCGGAGTCACGACGAGCAACCGGGCCCGACGCGCTCCACACAACCAGCCACATTCTCGCGACAATGATTCCTACTACTACACCATTCCGGCGGGTCCTCCGGCGTCACGGGCTTCGATTGCCGATTCCTCGCATCCTTCCGTCTCGTCGGACATTACGTTGACGGATGGcttggaagaggaggaggacgagCTCGACGTTCCCGTGGAGGCCGCCCCCGTGGGGACACTCGCGGAGACACCGAGAAACGGTCGTCCGGCCGTTGCCGACGCGGACGATGCGATCAACACCTCCGTCTTTGCACCGACACCGCCCTCCACGTCACTCTCGCAAGCTTCGCTCATGGAGTATTCCGACACTTCGGACGAGTACACGCGTGGTGCACGAGCCTACCCACAATCACGCTTTCAATCCGCCGAATCCCCGTCTCCCACCCGAACCCATCCCAATCGACTCGTACGCTTTTCATCTCTCACATCGCTCGCAACGGATGTGGAACACGGCGAACAAGCGTCGACCGGACATACTCCGGAACGGAATGCCGCCGGATACACGTCTAACGATCGCACGCCACGATCGTCACCTCCGGCGCACTGGATGGAGTCGTGGGCCTACAGTTTTCGTTCCCCCGCACCACAGCAGCAgcgtcatcatcatcacgGTGTTTCCCCCCGGCACCGCCCCACGCGTTCGCACAGCACGTTGGAATACCCCCACCACGCCATACCTACACAACTCTACCACGCGGCGGCCTACGATGGAACCGGAGTCGCCGATCCCACGCCCAGACAACACCCGTTGCTGTATTCGCAACCCCAAGACAGTAACGAGGCGTCGCCTTTGTTAGCCACGCAGCACAAGACGCGTGGGACGGCGACCGCGGCCGCCAACGCTAGATCGGTGCGTACCAAAAGCACCGATTCGGGCGCGTCGCGGTCTTCGGAGACCTCGCGAGGACGACTCCGCTTTACCAAGCCTCTCTTTCCCGGTGATCGCCGGGCGATACGAATGGCGGCCGCCTTTTTGGAAGATTACCAGCACAACCGTCCCCCCACACTCAGTTCGGAGTTGGCCACTATTTCGGACGCTCAACTGGTGTGGGTCCAGTACGTACACCACGGATGGATGCCCTGGTTGCGCTTTCTCGCCAGTGCTGCACTCTTTTTCAGTAGCGGATTCGAAGGCTTTGAGCCGGACGTTGTGCCAGAATATGCCGTGCCACCGCGCGCTGTTGCCACCGTGCTGAATTTAACCGCACTGATGGtgctctttttggacgtCTACATTCGTCACGTGATACTTTACTCGTACGACTCGTTGGTGGAGACCGGTGCCGGTAGCCACCGCCACAACGTCTTGCATCGCGTGCGGCAATCCCGCTCTCTTCAGCTGGTCCGTCCCTTGATTGTCTTTGGCACGGTCCTGGTGTGCGAAAACATTTCACGCATTCTGATTACCCGGGACGAACCCCATATGGTCCTTTTTACCAGTGTCTTTAAACCGCTCGTGCTCTTTTACGTTTCCAGTCAAGCGCGTGATGCCTTGGAAGCGGTCCGACGCATTTCTCGCATTGTTCTGCGGGTACTGGTTATGGAGCTGCTCCTTATTCTCTTCTTTGCCGCCGTCGCCGTCCGTCTATACGGGCACACGCACGAAGGCTTTGCTGATTTGAGTACGTCCTGGTTCAGTCTCTTTGAACTCGCTACGACCGTTACCAACCCATCCTTGTGGATGCCCTTGTACAATGATTCCAAGACGGCCGCCATTTTCTTTGTCCCCTTTGTTGTGGTCACGACGTTTTATCTGCACAGTCTCGTGCTGTCGGTTGTCTTTTCCACCTACATACAAGCGGCCACGGCCATTCACGCGCGATCGACCTTGGATCGCGAAGACTCCGTCCAGCTGGCGTACCTTGCTCTGctccaacagcaacagcgcAACGATGAAGCCGCAATGGCGTCATCGCGACGACGCAAAACCCAATCCGCGACGCACGCACCGGGATCGGCGCCACCAATACCGGAACCGCCCGCAGCGGTCTCAAAGTCGGACATGATTGACGTCCGGTTGGTTCGAGAAACGCTCAAAAATCTGCGACCGCACTACAACGCGATGAAGATCAACGCTTTGGTGGAAATCGTGGATCCCTCGAACCAGAAAATTGTTGATTTTGCCACTTTTCGGACTAAAGTCCGACAGGCGCTGAATGCGTCTGTCCGGACGGCTCGGTCCGCGACGACACTGGCGCTGAGCGTGGAATTAGTCGCGGTCGCGGTAGCCATCGTTAATTTTATCTACGTCATTCTGGTCTCCTCTGCGTTCAACGTCCACTGGTTCAACGAAAGTCAACAAATGTTGGGATCTTTGATTACCGTGGTGGCCACCTTTGAGCTGTTGATTCGCTTCAATCCCTTGCGAATTCCGGATTTTACACCGTTGACTCGACTGAACGCAACCTTCGATGGTCTGGCCTTGATGGGTGCCGTTGTGTCGACGGTAGGTATCGTCATGTACGTGACCAGTCAAGGTGAAGAAGCGTCGTTGAACACCATATTGATGGGACGGGCGATTGATATGATTCGAATCATGCGCttttttcaaatcttccgGGACGTTGTACGACGATCGTCGGACGTCATTCCCGTCTTGGTAGGCCCGTTGATTCTCGTCCTTACCACTTTACACGTATTTGTCTATACTGGTATGGCCTTGTGGGGCGGTGCCATTCACGTGGGAACGTACGAGGGTGATATTGTGGATTTGTACGATTTGAACAATTTCAACTCCTACCAGGAGGGCGTAGTATCCATGTTCAACGTGTTGGTAGTCAATGATTGGCACGAGCTTGCACGAGTCTTCACGTTCGCGGACCGATGTGCGAGTCCGGTGATTGTCTACCCTTTCTTTATTTTGGGGAACCTTCTTGGCGTTTCTATTGTGCTCAATGTTCTGACAGCCTTCTTCGTTGAAACCTTTGTAACGAAACTGGATGATAATGTGGATGGATCGACAGACTTGACCACGGTACAGCGTGAGCAGCGCGACTTTTCGATACAAACGAGCGAAAAGCAATCGGTACGACGAATTGCGTCCATGTCGAGCTTGTTGGGTGCGCGCAAGGCTTCAGGGAGTCGTCGCCGAGCGCAGCGTGTCCCGGAGAAGCCCATCGACCGTGGAGAAGACGCTGATTCGGAAGCCAGCTCGGAAAGCGAATTGTTTGAATTCGATGTCTACGAGCGCGAAGGAGTCGATAAAATCATGCAAGCGGTTTCCGGCGGGGCCAACTCGAATGAGTTTGCGCGACAGATTTGTGGCTATTTGGAAATCTTCGAGACTCTGACGCCTGGTCGTGAGACTGTTGGCTATCTTATTTGCGATCAACAAACACTGGAGCGCTACGGAAATCGGCGTTTCCAAACCAAAGCCGATGGATTTTTGGGAGAAAACGAGCTACACGCGGTGGTGAGCGACGTAAACTCGGAGCTATTGGCTTTGTCATCCCGTCCCTCGTTCGATTTGGACCGATCCCTCGTTCGAACGTTTCCACACCACAGTGATCCCAATGTTTCGCTGGAAATTTCTGCATCGCTGTTACGGCGACACCCGgctctttccttgtttgtCTCCAGGACGGTTGACCCCGCTTTACAGATCACAACCGAAAATGCTGCTCCCGTCGCAAATTGA
- a CDS encoding predicted protein, producing MPVDLLHPSPEQELHTHKLKRLVQTPNSYFMDIKCPGCFQITTVFSHAQTVVLCSGCNVHLCEPTGGKARLTEGCSYRKKGD from the coding sequence ATGCCGGTCGATTTACTACACCCCAGCCCCGAACAGGAACTCCACACGCACAAGCTCAAGCGCCTCGTGCAGACCCCGAATAGTTACTTTATGGACATTAAGTGTCCCGGATGCTTTCAAATTACCACCGTCTTTAGCCACGCACAGACGGTCGTCCTCTGCAGCGGCTGCAACGTCCATCTTTGCGAACCCACCGGAGGCAAAGCCCGACTGACCGAAGGATGCTCCTACCGAAAGAAAGGGGATTAA
- a CDS encoding predicted protein yields MSEAPEWWQESVTALLQFCTGYMVYDSVCNILIPKWGHLNLEDLLFFGHHLITTFYMTSTRVYAAGHFSAMACMFLGESTNPLQNGYLIAEAAMKLDCCNGDRMALFYTVIQFLFASCYCVMRAIVCPLVAVHVTYDFWTFGRAHLPKTLLALWTVLIWAILIGSIPWIVDCWSMLTPYLPESIRQSVGSEL; encoded by the coding sequence ATGTCGGAGGCCCCGGAATGGTGGCAAGAATCCGTGACGgctttgttgcagttttgTACCGGCTACATGGTGTACGACTCGGTTTGTAATATTCTGATTCCCAAATGGGGGCATCTCAACCTGGAAgatctccttttcttcggaCACCACCTAATAACGACCTTTTACATGACTTCGACACGAGTATACGCAGCGGGGCACTTTTCCGCCATGGCCTGCATGTTTCTCGGGGAATCCACCAATCCATTGCAAAACGGTTACCTCATTGCCGAAGCCGCCATGAAGTTGGATTGCTGCAACGGTGATCGCATGGCCTTGTTCTATACCGTCATTCAGTTCCTTTTTGCCTCGTGCTATTGCGTAATGCGCGCCATTGTCTGCCCGCTCGTGGCGGTGCACGTGACGTACGACTTTTGGACTTTTGGACGGGCCCACCTACCCAAGACCTTGTTGGCGCTGTGGACGGTGCTCATTTGGGCCATTTTGATCGGTAGTATTCCGTGGATTGTGGATTGTTGGAGTATGCTCACGCCGTATTTACCGGAAAGTATAAGGCAGAGCGTGGGCAGTGAACTGTGA
- a CDS encoding predicted protein, whose amino-acid sequence MPTSRLRGTRRLLQLARPQVVYLYAGCLVLLIRLPFSLSIPHFVSTTLTALSQGNFHLARAEIAWLFLFGTLDAVFDFWCVFLFGYANQRIVRGVRVDLLGVLLRQDVAFFDATSSGELASRLNSDCSEMAGDLTWFFRFSIESVVRIVGITIYMLVRSPVLGACALSIVPVVGIINKFYGDWLSRNATLVQDALADANAVAQETLANVRTVIAFAAESKEEARYERKIQRQYELNIKQLYMTGVYYMAVSTFLINTIVQSSLLWIGANLIAQHRLAPEVLLAFMLYQGQLQNETLNLFRSFSSLIKSSGAGDKVFALLDRRPPAPATGSRSQANQYNVRFEQVSFRYPTRPDHLVLNHLDLEIEQGQTLALVGSSGCGKSTIVNLLQRFYDPNAGSIVVNGQDLRRLDLEAHRRHIGVVTQDPVLFDDSIWQNIVYGAPHATREDAVRAAKLAHADAFIRSFPQGYDTGVGERGVQLSGGQLQRIAIARAMVQKPSLLLLDEATSALDAASEQIVQDALDRLLEKGNMTTVVVAHRLRTVRNADQIAVIDQGKVVEKGTHVELLQLRSGLYRKMVGRAGNTGILPE is encoded by the exons ATGCCAACCAGTCGTCTCCGTGGTACGCGCCGACTTTTGCAACTCGCTCGCCCCCAAGTTGTGTATCTATATGCGGGCTGTCTTGTTTTATTGATTCGACTCCCATTTTCCCTATCTATTCCACACTTCGTTTCGACGACGCTGACGGCCCTGTCACAGGGAAACTTTCATCTGGCTCGAGCGGAGATAGCATGGCTATTCTTGTTTGGTACCTTGGATGCTGTTTTTGACTTTTGGTGTGTCTTTCTGTTTGGATATGCCAACCAGCGTATTGTTCGTGGTGTCCGCGTCGACTTGCTGGGCGTGTTACTGAGACAGGATGTGGCCTTTTTTGACGCGACAAGTTCTGGTGAACTCGCCTCGCGGCTAAATTCGGACTGTAGCGAAATGGCCGGAGACCTGACGTGGTTTTTCCGTTTCAGTATCGAATCTGTTGTGCGCATTGTCGGGATCACGATTTACATGTTAGTCCGCAGTCCTGTACTTGGTGCCTGTGCCCTGAGCATAGTTCCGGTGGTTGGAATAATCAACAAATTTTACGGCGATTGGCTGAGTCGCAACGCAACATTAGTACAAGATGCCTTGGCTGATGCCAACGCCGTTGCTCAAGAAACCTTGGCAAACGTACGGACCGTGATAGCATTCGCGGCCGAAAGCAAGGAAGAAGCTCGttacgaaagaaaaattcaACGTCAGTACGAACTGAACATCAAGCAACTGTATATGACCGGTGTCTACTATATGGCCGTCTCCACGTTTCTAATAAACACAATCGTGCAGTCGTCTTTATTGTGGATCGGAGCAAACCTGATTGCCCAGCATCGCCTGGCACCAGAAGTCTTATTGGCCTTTATGCTTTATCAAGGACAACTACAGAACGAAACGCTAAATCTGTTTCGGTCCTTCAGTTCACTCATTAAGAGTTCTGGCGCCGGCGATAAAGTCTTCGCCTTGCTCGACCGTCGGCCACCGGCACCAGCTACTGG ATCACGGAGTCAGGCGAATCAGTATAACGTCAGGTTTGAACAAGTATCGTTCCGCTATCCCACGCGTCCGGATCACTTGGTTCTTAATCACTTGGACTTGGAAATTGAGCAGGGCCAGACTTTGGCGTTGGTCGGTTCATCTGGCTGCGGCAAGTCCACCATAGTGAATCTGCTTCAGCGTTTTTACGATCCGAATGCTGGAAGCATTGTTGTCAACGGTCAAGATTTACGCCGTCTGGACTTGGAAGCCCACCGTCGTCATATTGGGGTGGTCACGCAGGATCCTGTGTTGTTTGACGATTCCATCTGGCAAAACATTGTTTACGGTGCGCCTCACGCAACTCGTGAAGATGCCGTTCGGGCGGCGAAACTCGCGCACGCCGATGCATTTATCCGTAGTTTTCCTCAAGGGTACGATACGGGTGTTGGCGAACGTGGTGTACAACTGTCGGGTGGACAATTGCAGCGGATCGCCATTGCTCGCGCGATGGTGCAGAAGCCATCTCTTTTGCTGCTCGACGAAGCCACGTCGGCGTTGGATGCGGCCTCGGAACAAATTGTACAAGACGCCCTGGATCGGTTATTGGAAAAGGGCAACATGACGACCGTTGTCGTGGCACATCGACTCCGTACGGTCCGCAATGCCGACCAGATTGCCGTCATTGATCAGGGCAAGGTAGTCGAAAAGGGCACACATGTTGAACTCCTGCAACTACGTTCAGGTTTGTATCGCAAGATGGTGGGACGGGCTGGCAATACCGGGATCTTGCCCGAATAG